A window of Acidobacteriota bacterium contains these coding sequences:
- the ftcD gene encoding glutamate formimidoyltransferase, whose product MKIVECVPNISEGQRPEIYNEVAQAAAAVSGVELLDVDPGIETNRTVITFVGDPGAVLEGAFQLVVAARRLIDMRTHQGAHGRMGAVDVCPFVPVADVTMDDCIELANRLGERVGKELGLPVFLYEFAATRPERRSLADIRKGEYEALPSKLEDPDFAPDYGPAEFVPEFGAMVTGARKFLVAYNVNLNVTDKRWANRVAFDVREKGRTVAGPDGEMVQQPGKLNAVRGIGWYIPEYGCSQVSMNLVDLDVTPVHTAFEACVESATERGLRVTGSELVGLIPRGAILEAGRYYLERMGRSRGVPEADIVHTAARSLGLSEVSAFEPQEKIIEDILAAERPLASMTLQEFADETSRDSAAPGGGSVAALAGALGAALAAMVANLPHPKSDFAEVREELEEVAIKAQTLKQKLLDAIDEDTWSFQALMEANRVTGPEKKTAVREATLGAARVPLEVAEACPEIAELCAQSRNLGMEASASDAGVGAGMARAAALGAAMNVRINLVDMADDPDAKTMLERADKAVRATRRIAADVEAEVWGGLGGDVSDL is encoded by the coding sequence ATGAAGATCGTCGAATGTGTGCCGAACATCTCTGAAGGACAGCGCCCCGAGATCTACAACGAGGTAGCCCAGGCGGCCGCGGCCGTTTCCGGTGTCGAGCTGCTCGATGTCGACCCGGGGATCGAAACCAACCGCACGGTCATCACCTTTGTCGGGGATCCGGGGGCGGTCCTCGAGGGCGCCTTTCAGCTGGTAGTGGCCGCACGTCGTCTGATCGACATGCGGACCCATCAGGGCGCCCACGGCAGGATGGGTGCCGTCGACGTCTGCCCCTTCGTCCCGGTGGCGGACGTCACCATGGACGACTGCATCGAACTCGCCAACCGACTCGGTGAGCGGGTAGGGAAGGAGCTTGGTCTTCCGGTATTCCTGTACGAGTTTGCGGCGACCCGACCGGAACGGCGTTCGCTCGCTGACATTCGCAAGGGCGAGTACGAGGCGCTCCCATCCAAACTCGAAGATCCCGACTTCGCCCCGGACTACGGTCCGGCTGAATTCGTACCCGAATTCGGGGCAATGGTGACCGGCGCCCGCAAATTTCTTGTCGCGTACAACGTCAACCTGAATGTCACCGACAAGCGTTGGGCCAACCGCGTGGCATTCGACGTGCGGGAAAAGGGGCGCACGGTTGCCGGACCGGACGGGGAAATGGTGCAACAGCCCGGCAAGCTCAATGCCGTCCGGGGCATCGGGTGGTACATCCCGGAGTATGGCTGCTCACAAGTTTCGATGAACCTGGTGGACCTTGACGTGACGCCGGTCCATACCGCCTTCGAGGCGTGCGTCGAAAGTGCCACCGAGCGTGGCTTGAGGGTGACGGGATCAGAGCTCGTCGGCCTGATCCCGCGGGGCGCGATCCTCGAGGCGGGCCGCTATTACCTCGAGCGAATGGGTCGTTCGCGGGGCGTTCCGGAAGCCGATATCGTTCATACCGCGGCCAGATCCCTCGGCTTGAGCGAGGTTTCCGCATTCGAGCCTCAGGAGAAAATCATCGAGGACATCCTGGCAGCTGAACGCCCCCTGGCGTCGATGACGCTGCAGGAGTTTGCCGATGAAACCTCACGTGACTCGGCGGCCCCTGGTGGCGGGTCGGTCGCCGCGCTGGCTGGAGCACTCGGCGCCGCATTGGCCGCGATGGTGGCTAATTTACCCCATCCGAAATCAGATTTCGCCGAGGTGCGCGAAGAGCTCGAGGAGGTCGCCATCAAGGCGCAGACCCTCAAGCAGAAACTCCTGGATGCGATCGACGAAGATACCTGGTCATTCCAGGCTCTGATGGAGGCGAACAGGGTGACGGGGCCCGAAAAGAAGACAGCTGTCAGGGAAGCGACGCTTGGCGCGGCAAGGGTGCCGCTCGAGGTTGCGGAGGCGTGCCCCGAGATCGCCGAGCTGTGCGCCCAGTCTCGGAACCTCGGTATGGAGGCGTCGGCGTCGGACGCTGGAGTGGGCGCCGGGATGGCTCGAGCGGCGGCCCTCGGAGCGGCGATGAATGTGCGCATCAATCTCGTGGACATGGCTGACGATCCGGATGCGAAGACGATGCTCGAGCGCGCCGACAAAGCCGTGCGCGCAACTCGCCGGATTGCGGCTGATGTCGAGGCTGAGGTCTGGGGAGGGCTCGGGGGCGACGTCAGCGATCTGTAA